GATAGCCTCGGCTCCGTAGGTCAAAGAGAAGGGGGTCTCTTGCGTGGCTGACCTCGGCGTGGTCCGATAAGACCACAGGACACTGGGGAGTTCTCGACCCAATATGTTCCAGCTCGGTGTAGTCGGGTCTTGAGGCCATGCAAGAGAGTTCGGTTGAAGTTTTCTGCTTGACCGTTGGCCTGGGGGTGGCCTACCGAAGTGAAATGTTGTTTGATGCCAAGGTTTGTGCACCAAGTTTTAAAGGGGTTCTCGGCAAATTGCCTTCCATTATCCGAGATGATGACCTGAGGTATGCCGAAGCGGCAGACGATTcatttccaaaagaatttttgaattgCCAGCCCGGTGATGGTCCTCAGAGGCTCGGCCTCAacccacttggtgaagtaaTCCACAGCGGTTACCAGGAAGGTATAACCCCCGACGGCTCTGGGGAAAGGACCTATGATGTCTGTCCCCCATTGCTCAAACGGCCAAGGTGAAGTGATGGGAACCATGAAGTTTGCGGGCTGGTGATTCTCGGGTGCGTGGACTTGGCAGGAAGGGCAGCCGAGAACGAGGTCCTGGGCGTCTTGCCGAACTGAGGGCCAGAAATATCCAAGAAGCAAAGCCTTCTTGGCTAGCATTCTGTGGCCGACATGAGCTCCACACAAGCCTTCGTGGATCTCGTGGAGGACGTGGCGTCCTGTCTCGGGAGTGACACACCTCAGCCATGGGCCGAGGTAGGAGCGTTTGTACAGCTCTCCATCGCGGAGAGCGTACCGAGCCGCCTTGCGTTGTATTTTTCTCGCCTCGGCTCGGTCTTCGGGGAGGGCTCCTTGACCCAAGAAAAGGATGAACGGGGTCATCCAGGTTTCTTCAGAGTGCACGGGGCAGGCCACCTCTTCCACGTATCCTGGTTCACTTAGGACTTCCACTAAGACTGTTTTGTTGAGGTCAGAGAATGATGTGGAAGCCAGCCGGGATAAAGCGTCGGCTCGCTTATTCTGGGACCGGGGTAttctttggatttcgaaagacTCGAAGTACGCGGTgagttggtgaactttggagAGGTACCGTTGCATGGTCTCATCCTTGGCCTCGTATTCACCAAGAACTTGGCGTACAACGAGTTGGGAGTCACTGCGGACGTGAATTTGCTGGGCGCCGAGCCTGCGGGCCAGCTGGAGTCCAGCAATTAAGGCCTCGTACTCGGCTTCATTATTGGTGGCTGGGAAGCCAAAGCGGAGGGCGTAAGAGCACACTTCTCCCTGAGGTCTTTCCAGGAGCAGTCCAGCTCCGCTGCCATC
The sequence above is a segment of the Coffea eugenioides isolate CCC68of unplaced genomic scaffold, Ceug_1.0 ScVebR1_2715;HRSCAF=3796, whole genome shotgun sequence genome. Coding sequences within it:
- the LOC113757090 gene encoding uncharacterized protein LOC113757090, giving the protein VLKKADQFAWTEECQAAFDKLKQYLHHLPTLASSRPEEKLYLYLSAADEAVSAVLIRDEGTQVPVYYVSRALRGPETRYTQVEKLVLGLVHVARRLKPYFLAHPISVRTDQPIRQILVRPEASGRLTKWAVELGEYDLSYELRTAIKAQALADFLAELTFTEGPESTSASVEVSTPSPWTLYVDGSSNGDGSGAGLLLERPQGEVCSYALRFGFPATNNEAEYEALIAGLQLARRLGAQQIHVRSDSQLVVRQVLGEYEAKDETMQRYLSKVHQLTAYFESFEIQRIPRSQNKRADALSRLASTSFSDLNKTVLVEVLSEPGYVEEVACPVHSEETWMTPFILFLGQGALPEDRAEARKIQRKAARYALRDGELYKRSYLGPWLRCVTPETGRHVLHEIHEGLCGAHVGHRMLAKKALLLGYFWPSVRQDAQDLVLGCPSCQVHAPENHQPANFMVPITSPWPFEQWGTDIIGPFPRAVGGYTFLVTAVDYFTKWVEAEPLRTITGLAIQKFFWK